One Triticum dicoccoides isolate Atlit2015 ecotype Zavitan chromosome 5B, WEW_v2.0, whole genome shotgun sequence genomic window carries:
- the LOC119312013 gene encoding uncharacterized protein LOC119312013 — MDGLQRRPAAAAAASARGEGQPPGGQRVIHCDVEPAPRAWPGMQMLALAAVLVLGGLQFLPATHFRHPADRSRTWVPFDSSRHPQDLSHEVETVDVYSSISCLDLRTLAVLTNSTLSSSSDPHHVSFNFLIPEGGNDQVPYYKIKSVLPDSNITVTSQKKIKDKLNLATPEGKFFASFPNELSPIVIARALSRTRYVYIAADSIIKGKIEDLVRIDLGSYAVGASEDCSMRLGDYISMDVLNAVQRTAPRGVVHHTETFDKDACFLDFDVLLVEPRNIKRNLIDSIAFWTMAVKLANPRDSVMLAMTLAFYGDYLKLPTNWKRADANTDILYYDGPKNVCTEDGLQHQEKGSGEIWQQYLGPKSDSVLST; from the exons ATGGACGGCCTCCAGCGCcggcccgcggcggcggccgccgcgagCGCGAGGGGCGAGGGGCAGCCCCCGGGCGGGCAGCGCGTCATCCACTGCGACGtcgagccggcgccgcgggcgtggCCCGGGATGCAGATGCTGGCCCTCGCCGCCGTCCTCGTGCTCGGGGGCCTCCAGTTCCTGCCGGCCACCCACTTCCGCCACCCCGCCGACCGCTCCCGCACCTGGGTCCCCTTCGACTCCTCGCGCCACCcccag GATCTGTCCCAtgaggttgaaactgtggatgtctaCTCTTCGATAAGCTGTCTGGATCTTCGTACTCTTGCTGTGCTGACAAACTCCACCCTGTCCAGCTCAAG TGATCCGCATCATGTATCCTTCAATTTCTTGATACCTGAAGGAGGCAATGATCAAGTGCCCTACTACAAGATAAAATCAGTGCTACCTGATTCAAATATTACTGTTACTAG CCAGAAGAAAATCAAGGATAAGCTAAATCTTGCCACTCCAGAAGGAAAGTTTTTTGCGTCATTCCCCAATGAACTGTCACCAATCGTTATTGCAAGGGCTCTCTCACGAACGAGATATGTTTATATCGCAGCAGACTCAATCATAAAG GGAAAAATTGAAGACCTTGTTCGCATTGATTTAGGCAGTTATGCCGTGGGTGCTTCTGAAGATTGTAGCATGCGCCTTGGAGATTACATCAGTATGGATGTTCTGAATGCTGTCCAAAGAACAGCTCCAAGAGGGGTGGTACATCATACTGAAACTTTTGACAAGGATGCGTGCTTTCTTGATTTTGATGTGCTCCTGGTGGAGCCACGTAATATAAAGAGGAATCTGATTGACTCTATCGCCTTTTGGACCATGGCTGTCAAACTAGCTAATCCAAG GGACAGCGTTATGTTGGCAATGACTCTGGCCTTCTATGGCGATTATCTAAAGCTCCCTACCAACTGGAAGCGCGCAGACGCGAACACAGACATTCTCTACTATGACGGACCCAAGAATGTTTGCACTGAAGATGGCCTCCAGCACCAAGAAAAAGGATCCGGCGAGATCTGGCAGCAGTACCTTGGTCCGAAGTCCGACTCGGTGTTGAGCACCTGA